One region of Brachyspira hampsonii genomic DNA includes:
- a CDS encoding YkvA family protein, with protein sequence MNNYDNNEREVEIVNDDFNDKKNSFNFIISWIPFILALIYTISPIDFIPDVIPVAGWGEDALFLIASALHGIQNTVLDKNTSIYKIVKYIKWASFIFTIMFILILVLLIVLVFKVSAN encoded by the coding sequence ATGAATAATTATGATAATAATGAGAGAGAAGTTGAAATAGTTAATGATGACTTTAATGATAAAAAGAATTCTTTTAATTTTATAATTTCTTGGATTCCATTTATATTAGCTTTAATATATACGATTTCGCCCATTGATTTTATTCCAGATGTTATACCTGTTGCTGGTTGGGGAGAAGATGCTTTGTTTTTAATTGCATCGGCTTTGCATGGTATTCAAAATACTGTACTAGATAAAAATACATCTATATATAAGATAGTTAAATATATAAAATGGGCTTCATTTATATTTACTATTATGTTTATACTGATATTGGTTCTTCTTATAGTATTAGTTTTTAAAGTTTCAGCCAATTAG
- a CDS encoding tetratricopeptide repeat protein — MNNSNNSIEELLNKAKESFENKDYEKAIEYIDKVIFYNGDSYDLYHNRGLAKLNLRLYEEAIKDFDRAIELGDYNSYYERGLAKFYMAFYKEAIEDFNKVIELDKNDTSSFAYNTIGLCKYNLNEFDEALKYYDKAIETNPNLIIAYHNIALLKHSMDLDDEALSYLNKALEIDPNNIETYLKIYSIKLDLGLEQEANEYLNKIIEMYPDDLYIYDRIGNIKIDAGYMEESLEYLKKALEINPNFIDAYYDIAFALHKLNLNDEALSYLEKSLQISPNNADTYFKIFLIKRALRDYDGALSCLEKILEIDNTDVAIYNEIALIKIELELYDEALYYLDKALYIDNNNAEIYNTIGLVYHYKRNYEEAIKNFNKALELNTYMDMAYYNIGLSYYEMHDYEKAIEYYNKALEINPQYSAAYINLGLIEHNLGNYQEAINYYKRALEINPHYSLSYYNIALAEMSLEDYDKALEDFNHALELGYDEADIYTNIGLIYSREAIYDKAVEYYNKVLEIDPNKLSTYYNIAFCLSNMNRYEEALQIYDKIIKEYPDNFDVYYERGYTKYRALKYEEAIKDFDILINKNPNHFNAYYCRGCSKKYLKNYAEAISDLDKAIEYNPNNPDYYSEKASCYDYLHQYRESIENYNKAIELNNNDWFVYILRSKVKFLLSKENNLENKTDEKKSFFGKIISKINQSQKCYSDLEKSALDDLEKSYKLALEDEFNLMVFKDIIKEEFTDIDLAAEFCKDKNISL, encoded by the coding sequence ATGAATAATAGTAATAATAGTATTGAAGAATTATTAAATAAAGCTAAGGAATCATTTGAAAATAAGGATTATGAAAAAGCTATTGAATATATTGATAAAGTTATATTTTATAATGGTGATTCTTATGATCTTTATCATAATAGAGGATTAGCAAAATTAAATTTGCGTTTATATGAAGAAGCTATAAAAGATTTTGATAGAGCTATTGAGCTTGGAGATTATAATTCCTATTATGAAAGAGGATTGGCTAAATTTTATATGGCTTTTTATAAAGAGGCAATAGAAGATTTTAATAAAGTTATAGAATTAGATAAAAATGATACATCAAGTTTTGCATATAACACTATTGGTTTATGTAAATACAATCTAAATGAATTTGATGAAGCTTTAAAATATTATGATAAAGCTATAGAAACAAATCCTAATCTCATTATCGCCTATCATAACATTGCTTTGTTAAAACATTCTATGGATTTAGATGATGAGGCTTTGTCTTATTTAAATAAGGCTTTAGAAATAGATCCTAATAATATTGAAACATATTTAAAAATTTATTCTATAAAATTAGATTTAGGTTTAGAGCAGGAAGCTAATGAATATTTAAATAAAATTATAGAAATGTATCCTGATGACCTTTATATTTATGACAGAATAGGAAATATAAAAATTGATGCAGGATATATGGAGGAATCTTTAGAATATTTAAAAAAAGCATTAGAAATAAATCCTAACTTTATTGATGCATATTATGATATTGCTTTTGCTTTGCATAAATTAAATTTAAATGATGAGGCTTTATCTTATTTAGAAAAATCACTTCAAATTTCTCCTAATAATGCAGATACTTATTTTAAAATATTTTTAATTAAAAGAGCTTTAAGAGATTATGACGGAGCTTTATCTTGTTTAGAAAAAATACTTGAAATAGATAATACTGATGTTGCTATTTATAATGAAATTGCTTTGATAAAAATAGAATTAGAATTATATGATGAAGCTTTATATTATTTGGATAAGGCTTTGTATATAGATAATAATAATGCTGAAATATATAATACTATTGGTTTGGTTTATCATTATAAAAGAAATTATGAAGAAGCTATTAAAAATTTCAATAAGGCTTTAGAGTTAAATACTTATATGGACATGGCATATTATAATATTGGTTTATCATATTATGAAATGCATGATTATGAAAAAGCTATTGAATACTATAATAAGGCATTGGAGATAAATCCTCAATATTCAGCTGCTTATATTAATTTGGGGCTTATTGAGCATAATCTTGGAAATTATCAAGAAGCAATTAACTATTATAAAAGAGCATTAGAAATAAATCCTCATTATAGCTTATCTTATTATAATATTGCTCTTGCTGAAATGAGTTTAGAAGATTATGATAAGGCTTTGGAAGATTTTAATCATGCTTTGGAATTGGGCTATGATGAAGCAGATATTTATACTAATATTGGGCTTATATATTCAAGAGAGGCTATATATGATAAAGCTGTAGAGTATTATAATAAAGTATTAGAAATAGATCCTAATAAACTTAGCACCTATTATAATATTGCTTTTTGTTTATCTAATATGAACAGATATGAAGAGGCTTTGCAAATATACGATAAAATAATAAAAGAGTATCCTGATAATTTTGATGTTTATTATGAAAGAGGATATACTAAATATAGAGCATTAAAGTATGAAGAAGCTATAAAAGATTTTGATATACTGATAAATAAAAATCCTAATCATTTTAATGCTTATTATTGCAGAGGCTGTTCTAAAAAGTATTTAAAAAATTATGCTGAAGCTATTTCAGATTTAGACAAAGCTATAGAATATAATCCAAATAATCCAGACTATTACAGTGAAAAAGCTTCTTGTTATGATTATTTACATCAATATAGAGAAAGTATCGAAAATTATAATAAAGCTATTGAGTTAAATAATAATGATTGGTTTGTATATATTTTAAGGTCTAAAGTAAAATTTCTTTTATCAAAAGAGAATAATTTAGAAAATAAAACAGATGAGAAGAAATCATTTTTTGGTAAAATCATATCAAAAATTAATCAATCACAAAAATGTTATAGTGATTTAGAAAAATCAGCATTAGATGATTTGGAGAAATCTTATAAGTTAGCTTTAGAAGATGAATTTAATCTTATGGTATTCAAAGATATTATAAAAGAGGAATTTACAGATATAGATTTAGCAGCTGAATTTTGTAAAGATAAAAATATTTCTTTATAA
- the dnaA gene encoding chromosomal replication initiator protein DnaA, producing the protein MEEIKKYWNEFLDIISEDDEFAGVALLKGSIIVSDNENKADIVCSGDFTASHIKKDFLSRIKDFFEDRLGHNIDIDVKVDAELVNKYMHETEEYLENKENNSNKNILESSKKENSYSKSNLNDYFRFDNFIQGNNNRYVFEAAKYVSSNPGKEYNPLYIYGSVGIGKTHLLQAIGNSYMQNNPNAKVLYIDGSGFRDEYVSGLQNKKPEIFKKRYKSLDMLLLDDLQLLESAQETSKELFEIFQALDNSSKQMVFVSDKPPKELRNIEARLKNRFEKSLILSIEPPQYETRLAIIERKLFDLHTSIDEEVMKYMAENITTDVRKIEGAIRAYLSVRDLMKITPNIEQCDKLDIFKDYFTNKPKLKNATIKEIKKIVADYYGIEISSFESKDRTKFISKARHVAIYLACEYSKKSVTEIGLDFNRDHASVIHARDKVKDELKTGSHLYSEINDIISGIS; encoded by the coding sequence ATGGAAGAGATAAAAAAGTATTGGAATGAATTTTTAGATATTATAAGTGAAGATGATGAGTTTGCTGGTGTTGCTCTGCTTAAAGGCAGTATAATTGTATCTGATAATGAAAATAAAGCTGATATAGTGTGTTCTGGAGATTTTACAGCATCGCATATAAAAAAAGATTTTTTATCAAGAATAAAAGATTTTTTTGAAGATAGGCTTGGGCATAATATAGATATAGATGTCAAAGTAGATGCAGAACTTGTTAATAAGTATATGCATGAAACTGAAGAATATCTTGAAAATAAAGAAAATAATTCTAATAAAAATATATTAGAATCCTCAAAAAAAGAAAATTCTTATAGTAAAAGCAATTTAAACGATTATTTTAGGTTTGATAATTTTATACAGGGAAATAATAACCGATATGTATTTGAAGCCGCTAAATATGTATCATCTAATCCTGGCAAAGAATATAATCCTCTCTATATATATGGAAGTGTTGGTATAGGAAAGACGCATTTACTTCAGGCTATAGGTAATAGTTATATGCAGAATAATCCTAATGCTAAAGTTCTCTATATAGACGGAAGCGGGTTCAGAGATGAATATGTATCAGGACTTCAGAATAAAAAACCTGAAATTTTTAAGAAAAGATATAAATCATTGGACATGCTTTTATTAGATGATTTACAGCTTCTTGAAAGTGCTCAGGAAACATCTAAAGAGCTGTTTGAAATATTTCAGGCTTTAGATAATTCATCAAAACAGATGGTATTTGTAAGTGATAAGCCCCCTAAAGAGTTAAGAAATATAGAAGCAAGATTGAAAAATAGATTTGAAAAGAGTCTTATTCTTTCAATAGAGCCACCGCAATATGAAACTAGACTTGCCATAATAGAAAGAAAACTATTCGATTTGCATACAAGTATAGATGAAGAAGTTATGAAATATATGGCAGAAAATATTACAACAGATGTTAGGAAGATTGAAGGTGCAATAAGGGCATATTTATCAGTAAGAGATTTAATGAAAATAACTCCTAATATAGAACAATGCGATAAATTAGATATATTTAAAGATTATTTCACCAATAAGCCCAAATTGAAGAATGCTACAATAAAAGAGATAAAAAAAATAGTTGCTGATTATTATGGTATAGAGATATCATCTTTTGAAAGTAAAGACAGAACAAAATTTATATCTAAAGCAAGGCATGTTGCTATATATTTAGCTTGCGAATATTCTAAAAAGTCTGTTACGGAAATAGGACTTGATTTTAATAGAGATCATGCCTCTGTAATACATGCCAGAGATAAAGTTAAAGATGAATTAAAAACAGGTTCGCATTTATATTCAGAAATTAATGATATAATATCAGGAATATCATAA
- a CDS encoding nucleotide exchange factor GrpE — protein MEEEIKENSEDKKEEENVEAEAAENNEQSEENTENNTEDEITALKKRIEELENESADMKNKYMYAMAEAENIRKRTAKEKIDGIKRANKELLLSLLNFMDNFERALKAGEKEENIQNSEYYKGIALIHKQFIDFMHDNGVSEIESLGEEFDPNVHEALTMIEVPDLDKEKVVEVYAKGYKLNDELLRTAKVVVGKPAAAKE, from the coding sequence ATGGAAGAGGAAATAAAAGAAAATAGTGAAGATAAAAAAGAGGAAGAAAATGTAGAAGCAGAAGCGGCTGAAAACAATGAGCAATCAGAAGAAAATACAGAAAATAATACTGAAGATGAAATAACTGCATTGAAAAAAAGAATAGAAGAGTTAGAAAATGAATCTGCTGATATGAAAAATAAATATATGTATGCTATGGCAGAGGCAGAAAATATTAGAAAGAGGACGGCTAAAGAGAAAATTGATGGTATAAAAAGAGCGAATAAAGAACTTTTATTGTCTTTGTTAAATTTCATGGATAATTTTGAGAGGGCATTAAAAGCAGGAGAGAAAGAAGAAAATATTCAGAATTCTGAGTATTATAAAGGAATAGCACTAATACATAAACAATTTATAGACTTTATGCATGATAACGGAGTTTCTGAAATAGAGTCTTTAGGAGAAGAGTTTGACCCTAATGTACATGAGGCATTAACTATGATAGAAGTTCCAGATCTTGATAAAGAAAAGGTTGTTGAAGTTTATGCTAAAGGTTATAAATTGAATGATGAACTTTTGAGAACAGCTAAAGTAGTGGTTGGAAAGCCGGCTGCTGCTAAAGAATAA
- a CDS encoding tetratricopeptide repeat protein: protein MAAITNFLFMQHVKESKNKLENFKTELNKCVDEFNNFLNNIDAENYSDFDDFNDRAKTFNEELNKIISDKTYLIGSFTNIVDNQKKVDIDGLNNLTDYNDYNSKGIHKSANGQYLEAIKYYDEAIKLNPNMTDAYYNKAIAKTKLGLLKEAIEEYDKAIELRDDYADAYYNRGLLKSDLGLLEEAIKDFDKALSIDPNLFDAYNNKGVLENELGLFKEAIKDFNKAIKISDDDAVIYNNRGNSKYNLELYEESIKDYDKAIKLNPNYAFAYNNRGNAKDNLGLYEEAIKDFDKAIELKPDYADAYNNRGYSKENLGLYEEALKDYKKALKLDPSNEYAKENIKYLKKEYGLK, encoded by the coding sequence ATGGCAGCAATAACTAATTTTTTATTTATGCAGCATGTAAAAGAATCTAAAAACAAATTAGAAAATTTCAAAACAGAATTAAATAAATGTGTAGATGAGTTTAATAATTTTTTGAATAATATTGATGCAGAAAACTATTCTGATTTTGATGATTTTAACGACAGAGCAAAAACTTTTAATGAAGAATTAAATAAAATAATTTCAGATAAAACATATCTTATAGGCAGTTTCACAAATATAGTTGACAATCAGAAAAAAGTTGATATTGATGGTTTAAACAATCTTACTGATTATAATGATTATAATTCTAAAGGTATTCATAAAAGTGCTAATGGACAATATTTAGAAGCTATAAAATATTATGATGAAGCCATAAAGTTAAATCCTAATATGACAGATGCTTATTATAATAAAGCTATTGCCAAAACTAAACTTGGACTTTTAAAAGAAGCTATAGAAGAATATGATAAGGCTATAGAGTTAAGGGATGATTATGCAGATGCTTATTATAACAGAGGACTTCTTAAAAGCGATTTAGGACTTTTAGAAGAAGCAATAAAAGATTTTGATAAAGCTTTATCAATAGATCCTAATTTGTTTGATGCTTATAATAATAAAGGAGTATTAGAAAATGAGTTAGGACTTTTTAAAGAAGCAATAAAAGATTTTAATAAAGCTATAAAAATATCAGATGATGATGCGGTTATTTATAACAACAGAGGTAATTCAAAATATAATTTAGAGCTTTATGAAGAATCTATTAAAGATTATGATAAAGCTATAAAATTAAATCCTAATTATGCTTTTGCATATAATAATAGGGGAAATGCCAAAGATAATTTAGGTCTTTATGAAGAGGCTATAAAAGATTTTGATAAGGCTATAGAATTAAAACCCGATTATGCAGATGCTTATAATAATAGAGGCTATTCTAAAGAAAATCTAGGTCTTTATGAAGAGGCTTTAAAAGATTATAAAAAGGCTTTAAAATTAGATCCTAGTAATGAATATGCTAAAGAAAATATCAAATATCTTAAAAAAGAATATGGCTTGAAATGA
- the dnaK gene encoding molecular chaperone DnaK: protein MSKIIGIDLGTTNSCVSVMEGGKPVVITNAEGNRTTPSVVAFTNKGEVLVGQPAKNQMVTNPENTIFSIKRFMGNTYAEVTEERSRMPYTVIEDGGKVKIKTLEGNFTPQEISARILQKMKQTAEEYLGETVTDAIITVPAYFNDSQRQSTKDAGRIAGLNVLRIINEPTAAALAYGIEKKKDEKIAVYDLGGGTFDISILELADGVFEVKSTNGDTHLGGDDFDQAIINWLIDEFKKDTGVDLNNDKMALQRLKEAAEKAKKEVSSSLQTDINLPYLTADASGPKHLNVSLSRAKFEDLVRDLVEKTRIPCEKALKDAGLSTSDIDEVILVGGSTRVPLVQETVKNIFGKEPNKSVNPDEAVAMGAAVQGGIIKGDVKDVLLLDVTPLSLGIETEGSVMTVLINRNTTIPTNKKQVFSTAADNQSSVTIRVLQGERKMANDNRELGRFDLVGIPPAPRGVPQIEVSFDIDANGIVHVTAKDLGTGKEQKITIASSSGLSEDEINKMVQDAEKHAEEDKKKKEEVEAKNNADHMIYQTEKLLKENGDKLQASDKSEIESKMSALKSAVESNNTDSIKRATDDLQAAWSKASEALYKQAGAQQGQADAGQQAQPDNRQDSGRKDDGVVDADYEVVDDNK, encoded by the coding sequence ATGAGTAAAATAATTGGAATAGATTTAGGAACAACAAATTCATGTGTATCAGTAATGGAAGGCGGTAAACCTGTAGTAATAACAAATGCTGAAGGAAACAGAACAACTCCTTCTGTAGTAGCATTTACAAATAAAGGTGAAGTATTAGTAGGTCAGCCTGCTAAAAACCAAATGGTAACCAACCCAGAAAATACAATATTCTCTATTAAAAGATTTATGGGTAACACTTATGCAGAAGTAACAGAAGAGCGTTCAAGAATGCCTTATACAGTTATAGAAGACGGCGGAAAAGTAAAAATTAAAACTTTAGAAGGAAATTTCACTCCTCAGGAGATAAGTGCTAGAATACTTCAAAAAATGAAACAAACAGCAGAAGAATATTTGGGTGAAACAGTAACTGATGCTATTATTACAGTACCAGCATACTTTAATGACAGTCAAAGACAATCTACTAAAGATGCAGGCCGTATTGCCGGACTTAATGTATTAAGAATAATAAATGAGCCTACTGCAGCTGCTTTAGCTTATGGTATAGAAAAGAAGAAAGATGAAAAAATAGCAGTTTATGACTTGGGTGGCGGTACTTTTGATATATCTATACTTGAATTAGCTGACGGAGTATTTGAGGTAAAAAGTACAAATGGTGATACTCACTTGGGAGGTGATGACTTTGACCAAGCGATAATTAATTGGCTTATAGATGAGTTCAAAAAAGATACAGGCGTTGACTTGAATAATGATAAAATGGCTTTACAGAGATTAAAAGAAGCTGCTGAAAAAGCTAAAAAAGAAGTTTCAAGTTCATTACAAACTGATATTAATTTGCCGTACTTGACAGCAGATGCATCAGGTCCTAAACATTTGAATGTATCTTTATCAAGAGCAAAATTTGAGGATTTAGTAAGAGATTTAGTAGAAAAAACTCGCATCCCATGTGAAAAAGCATTGAAAGATGCAGGACTTTCTACCAGTGATATAGATGAAGTTATACTTGTTGGAGGTTCTACAAGAGTACCTTTAGTACAGGAAACAGTTAAAAACATATTTGGAAAAGAACCAAATAAAAGTGTAAACCCAGATGAAGCAGTAGCAATGGGAGCAGCAGTACAAGGCGGTATCATAAAAGGTGATGTTAAAGATGTACTTCTTCTTGATGTTACTCCGCTTTCACTTGGTATTGAAACAGAAGGTTCAGTAATGACTGTTTTAATCAACAGAAACACTACTATACCTACAAACAAAAAACAAGTATTCTCTACAGCAGCAGACAATCAGTCATCTGTAACTATCAGAGTATTACAAGGTGAAAGAAAAATGGCTAATGACAACAGAGAGCTTGGAAGATTTGACTTGGTAGGAATACCTCCTGCACCAAGAGGAGTACCTCAAATAGAAGTTTCATTCGATATTGATGCTAACGGTATAGTACATGTTACAGCTAAAGATTTGGGTACAGGTAAAGAGCAGAAAATAACAATAGCTTCTTCAAGCGGACTTAGCGAAGATGAAATAAACAAAATGGTTCAGGACGCTGAAAAACATGCTGAAGAAGATAAAAAGAAAAAAGAAGAAGTTGAAGCTAAAAACAATGCTGACCATATGATTTATCAGACAGAAAAATTATTAAAAGAAAACGGCGATAAATTGCAGGCTTCTGACAAATCAGAAATTGAGTCAAAAATGAGTGCATTGAAATCAGCAGTAGAATCTAATAATACAGACAGTATTAAAAGAGCTACAGACGATTTACAAGCAGCATGGAGCAAAGCTTCAGAGGCACTTTATAAACAAGCAGGAGCACAGCAAGGTCAGGCAGATGCAGGACAGCAAGCACAGCCTGATAACAGACAAGATTCAGGCAGAAAAGACGACGGTGTAGTTGATGCTGATTATGAAGTTGTTGATGATAATAAATAA
- a CDS encoding alpha-hydroxy-acid oxidizing protein — protein MTYKEIIETAKDCMGFCKACITCNGKVCKNSMPGPGAKGIGDVAIRNYDKWREIRLNMDTICSNEDVDTSFELFGKKFKYPIFAGPVGAVQLHYGNKYTEEEYNDILVKSCHEAGIAAFTGDGTNPNVMIAATTMIKKQNGIGIPTVKPWNMDVIKEKMKLVADSNAFAVAMDVDAAGLPFLKNLTPKAGSKTVDELKQIKEIAQRPFIIKGIMTAKGAKKAVEAGADAIIVSNHGGRVLDQCASTAEVLPEIVDAVKGKIKILVDGGIRSGADILKALAIGADGVVIARTFVIAAYGGGEEGVQSYAAQLGAELEDAMTMCGVHSLKEITREIVRF, from the coding sequence ATGACTTATAAAGAGATTATAGAAACAGCAAAAGACTGTATGGGTTTCTGTAAAGCTTGCATTACATGTAATGGTAAGGTTTGTAAAAATAGTATGCCAGGACCTGGTGCCAAAGGAATAGGAGATGTTGCCATTAGAAATTATGACAAATGGAGAGAGATAAGACTCAATATGGATACAATATGCTCTAATGAAGATGTTGATACTTCTTTTGAACTGTTCGGCAAAAAATTCAAATACCCTATATTTGCAGGTCCTGTAGGGGCAGTTCAGCTTCACTATGGAAATAAATATACGGAAGAAGAATATAATGATATATTAGTAAAATCCTGTCATGAGGCAGGTATTGCTGCTTTTACTGGAGACGGAACTAATCCTAATGTAATGATTGCCGCTACTACTATGATAAAAAAACAAAACGGCATAGGAATACCTACTGTTAAGCCTTGGAATATGGATGTTATAAAAGAAAAAATGAAATTAGTTGCTGATTCAAATGCTTTTGCTGTTGCTATGGATGTTGATGCTGCAGGACTTCCTTTTTTAAAAAATCTTACTCCAAAGGCTGGAAGCAAAACTGTTGATGAATTAAAACAAATAAAAGAGATTGCTCAAAGACCATTTATAATAAAAGGAATAATGACTGCAAAAGGAGCTAAAAAGGCTGTTGAAGCTGGGGCTGATGCAATAATAGTATCAAATCATGGAGGACGCGTACTTGATCAATGTGCATCTACTGCTGAAGTGCTGCCTGAAATTGTTGATGCAGTTAAAGGAAAAATAAAAATATTGGTAGACGGCGGAATAAGAAGCGGTGCCGATATATTAAAAGCTCTTGCTATTGGAGCTGACGGAGTTGTTATTGCAAGAACTTTTGTAATAGCTGCTTACGGCGGAGGAGAAGAAGGAGTTCAATCTTATGCTGCACAATTAGGTGCTGAACTTGAAGATGCTATGACTATGTGCGGAGTTCACAGCTTAAAAGAAATAACTAGAGAAATTGTAAGATTTTAA
- a CDS encoding ankyrin repeat domain-containing protein, translating to MIELLEASKNNDLETLKSLIEKGADVNAKDNDNWTALMLASDNGHLEVVKYLLDKGADVNAADNNGWTPFFFAGDNSNSDFLISIFYILH from the coding sequence ATGATTGAATTATTAGAAGCCTCTAAAAATAATGATTTAGAAACATTAAAATCCTTAATAGAAAAAGGAGCCGATGTAAATGCTAAAGATAATGATAATTGGACAGCTTTGATGTTGGCTTCAGATAATGGGCATTTAGAAGTAGTAAAATATTTGCTAGATAAAGGAGCCGATGTTAATGCTGCTGATAATAATGGCTGGACTCCTTTTTTCTTTGCCGGCGATAATTCTAATTCTGATTTCCTTATTTCTATTTTCTATATTCTTCATTAA
- a CDS encoding leucine-rich repeat domain-containing protein — protein MIKNILLILTLVLVSCSSEIVSPNINNDNADNTVPSGPTEEELIAKYGIDIGLDDAVISQKIEENLKAYYEEMGSYRLIFTGVPKDYTQSTAESLSILTVKSAVNVGTAKNIDIDIRNIDFQDNTIKTCMFSGETIDDTINLNFIFPNNKIKTIESMSFDNLYNIREIILPDSVTSIENDAFNNCQNIEKLTLGNGLKTIGDMSFLYNNSLKEVVIPNSVTSIGMGAFSGAPIETLKLSSSLESIGDAAFDTIYITELTIPASLKSIGMQAFAFSQELTTLTYLGTNPNDIKDSGYIFYYCDKLKTLILPNASDITDNAWKTFLGGTFTDIRKQ, from the coding sequence ATGATAAAAAATATTTTATTGATATTGACATTAGTGCTTGTATCTTGTTCATCAGAAATTGTATCACCTAATATTAATAATGATAATGCAGATAATACTGTGCCTTCAGGTCCTACAGAAGAAGAATTAATAGCAAAATACGGCATAGATATAGGTTTAGACGATGCTGTAATAAGCCAAAAGATAGAAGAAAATTTAAAAGCCTATTATGAAGAGATGGGTTCATATAGATTGATATTTACAGGTGTTCCTAAAGATTATACTCAAAGCACAGCAGAATCACTTTCTATTTTAACAGTAAAATCAGCTGTTAATGTAGGTACTGCTAAAAATATAGATATTGATATACGAAATATTGATTTTCAGGATAATACCATAAAAACATGTATGTTTTCTGGTGAAACTATTGATGATACTATAAATCTTAATTTTATATTTCCAAATAATAAAATAAAAACAATAGAAAGTATGTCTTTTGATAATTTATATAACATAAGAGAAATAATATTACCAGATTCTGTAACTTCAATAGAAAATGATGCATTTAATAATTGCCAAAATATAGAGAAATTAACATTAGGTAATGGACTTAAAACTATAGGAGATATGTCATTTTTATATAATAATTCATTGAAAGAAGTAGTAATACCAAATTCTGTAACATCAATAGGAATGGGAGCATTTAGCGGAGCACCGATAGAAACATTAAAATTGTCTTCTTCATTGGAATCAATAGGAGACGCTGCTTTTGACACTATTTATATTACAGAACTGACAATACCAGCTTCATTAAAGTCTATAGGAATGCAGGCATTTGCATTTTCTCAGGAATTAACCACACTTACTTATTTGGGAACAAATCCTAATGATATAAAAGATTCGGGATATATATTTTACTATTGTGATAAACTTAAGACATTAATACTGCCTAATGCATCAGATATAACAGATAATGCTTGGAAAACTTTCTTAGGCGGAACTTTTACCGATATAAGAAAGCAGTGA